Below is a window of Lentimicrobium sp. L6 DNA.
ACCGATTGCTTACGCTTCGATTAAATTACACGAGACTTAAATGGGTAACCCTATCCGCTAATTTTCAACCCATATCGCTTCGCTATGATTCCTGGTTTCCAAATTATTGTAAAGTATAAAATGACTCTAGCGAAATGACAAAAATTCATTATAATCTTTTCTTTTTCTTTAAATTTTGAAATTAAAAAATAGACCTAATAATTGGTTTACAAACATAATAATAATATTACAACCTTTGACTGTACTTACTTTTTTTTGCTCATAGATATAGTATAAGCTGAAGAGCAAAGCTCTATTTATTACAATATCAGAATCACTCATTATCAAAACTATATTTCCTGTTTTCTATTTCAACTTCAACAAGTCTTATAACAGCTTCTGGCAACTGTCTAGTCCCATTTTTCATTTCAAGCAATTCATTATCAGTTTTATTCATTAGAATAGTCTCCCAATCATAGTTACCTATATAGCCAGTACCATAATTTAAAGTTCGTTTAAATAAAGACAAATGCCTTAAAAAAGAGATAGCATGCCTAAAAAAGGCCAATATCAATAAACCTAAAGCAAAGTAAAGAGGGAACTCAATATCTCCAACACCCTTTAATAAGATTAAAGGATATAAAATTATTATTAAAAAATAAGTAATTGTTAAACGAGTATAATCAATAGTATATTCAACAAGTCTTAGTCCTTCTTTTTCTTTTATTATAAGTCTTGCATTCCCAATTCCTATCCATAGATTAAAGTTAAAATCTGGTTTTAATCTAAAGAAATCGTTTTCAATCAATATCTCATTTTTCCTTTTATAAAACATTTCATCACAATAGGAATCTTTAAAACTTAACCAAAAGTTCTTTAAAACAGCATTATTTGGCGTATCATCCAATTCTTGCCTAAAAGATATTTTAAATGGTGTTTTCAATATTTACATTTTATGGTATTCAGATTTTACTCTTGCAATTTATAAAACTTAAATGGTATTCACATTGAAGGATAGAATGTTTTTTTATTATGGTTGTTGTACTACTGAAGTTAGAATTTTAGAATAAAATCATTCAGTAAATCATCACATTAAACACTTGCCATACCAATCAGTCGGTATTTACCGTATCTTTGCAGTATGAAAACTAAGGAAAACATTCTTACTCAATCTTTTCAGCTCTTTATAAACGAGGGCTATAAAGAAGTTTCTATTCAAAATATAGTGAGCCATTGTGGTATTTCTAAGGGTGCCTTTTATCACCATTTCAAATCGAAAAATGATTTATATGAGGAGGTTTTAAATCGATTTTTCTTCAATTATTTTAATGAATCGGATTTCGATTATAGTCAGGAGAAAAATCTGAAAGACAAGCTGGGTGAGTTTGTGGAGCATTTGATTAGCCCCTATGAGGAATTACTGGAACTAACCTCTCGCAAAGATTTATTGGCTTATTTTCGTTTCCTTTTTCAATCGGCAGCATCACAAGACTCCATACAATATAAAATCAATAGACATTTTTATAAGAAAGGTTATTATTTGGAGTTATTGCTTAAAGAAGAGCTGAAACAACAAAATATGGCCATAGCTATTGACGCCAAGAAAACGGCGCGATTATTACTGAGCATTGTTTTGGGGATGACCGTTTTAGATGGTATTTATGATGCAGCAAAGATAAAATCACATTTACATGAATCATTAGACATCATGATTCAAATATTAGTAAAAAAAGAATATCGTCAAGCTCAATTAGAACTTGAATTTAATTAATACTAGGGCATGAATTATCAAGAAATCATAAAAAGTCAGCAGGATTTTTTTAATTCCAATGCGACCAAACCACTTCATTTTCGCAAAGAACAATTGAAAAAGTTTCAATCCGTTTTAAAATCTAATGAAGCTTTATTATACAAAGCCATCTTTAAGGATTTTAAGAAATCAGAATTTGAAACCTATGCCACAGAGTTAGGAATGATTTATGAAGAACTGATTCATCACCTCAAGAATATCAAACTTTGGTCGACGAAAAAATACATCTCCACCAATCTGGCCAATTTCTTAGGTTCTAGCTATATCATGCCCGAGCCTCTTGGGAATGTTTTAGTGATAGGGGCTTGGAATTACCCCTATCTTTTGTCATTACAACCTGTGATTTCAGCCATGGCAGCTGGAAATACTGTTATCATTAAACCCAGTGAATTGGCTCCATATACCAGCCAAGTCATGGCGAAAATCATCAATGAGAATTTTCCTACTCATTATATGCAAGTTTGGGAAGGCGGCATTGAGGAGACCACGGAAATCCTCAAACTTCGATTTGATAAGATATTCTATACCGGTAGCGCTATAGTGGGTAAGATAGTGATGAAAGCTGCAGCTGAGCATCTTTGCCCAGTGATTTTGGAACTTGGAGGTAAGAGTCCGGCTCTAGTAACCAAGAGCGCTTCCATTAAAATGACAGCCAAAAGACTAGCTTGGGGGAAATTCCTTAATGGTGGTCAAACTTGTGTGGCTCCAGATTATATTCTCGTTGATAAAAGTGTGAAAGCAAAATTAATAGCGGAACTCATCAAACAAATCAAAAAAATTCATGGTGAACATCCTCAAAAAAGTGAGGCCTTTGTAAGAATTATAAATAATCGACATTACGATCGCTTACTTGCATTATTAGACGAAAAGAAAATCATCTTCGGTGGAGAAACCGATGAGAAAGATTTATATATCTCCCCTACCATCATGGATCATATCGAATGGAATGACAAGGTGATGCAAGAAGAAATATTTGGACCTATATTACCCATAATAGAATATGAAAATTTAGAGGAGGCCATTAAGCAGGTTAAATCTCGTGAAAAGCCACTGGCACTCTATTTATTCACCCACAAGAGAAGTACGAGTAAACGAGTTTTCAGTGAGCTTTCCTTTGGTGGAGGTGGATTAAACGAATGCATCATGCATCTAACCAATCCCGGACTACCCTTTGGAGGAGTGGGATACTCAGGAATGGGAAATTATCATGGCGAAAATGGTTTTAAAGCCTTTAGTCATCAAAAAAGTATCATTCAAAAAACAAATTGGTTTGAGCCATTTGTAAAATATGCACCCTATAATGGATTGAAGTTATGGTTGCTAAAAAAGTTGATGTAGGTGGGGAGATTGGGGGATCGATAGACTTAGTGACTTAAAAAGAAATGTTTCAGAGTTGAAGAATTGTAAATTTATGAATAAATTCTTCGTGCCTTAGTGGCAAAAAAAAGTGAATATGAAAATAAAAGCAAGAGATTATAGCAAACAAGAAGAGTTTTGGAACATCCTAACTCATGGCTTAGGTTTGGCACTCAGTATTCCTGCATTGGTATTATTGGTGGTGTTTGCAAGCATATATGGAACAGCATGGCATATCGTAAGTTTTAGTATTTATGGAGCAACATTGGTTACTTTATACGCTGCTTCTACCCTATTTCATGCGACCAAAAAGAAAAAGACACGATTGAAACTCAATGTTTTTGATCACAGTAGTATTTTTCTTTTGATAGCAGGAACCTATACTCCATTTTTACTCGTTACACTAAGAGGCCCTTGGGGTTGGTCACTATTCGGAGTCATTTGGGGATTAGCCATCACCGGAGCCATCCTCAAATTGTTTTTTACTGGTCGCTTCGACAAAATTTCTACTGCCATCTATGTATTGATGGGCTGGATGATCATTATTGCCATTAAGCCATTGATAGAAAGCTTCAGCGGTCCTGGACTCTTCTGGTTAATAGCTGGAGGAGTAAGCTATAGTATTGGAGCTATCTTTTATTTGCTACACAAACTACCTTATAATCACGCCATTTTCCACGTTTTCGTATTACTAGGCAGTATTGCGCATTTTGTAGCTGTTTTCTTTTATGTGTAAATTAAAAGAAAGTAATTATTTAGTACTCCTACTCCCAATTTAAAAGTCCTGTTGAAGGAAGGAAATGAAGAGCTGCCGAGCTGGAGACCGAGTGATAAATGGCTAAAAATAGTAAATTGGGTTGTAAAGAATGCTAAAAATGGTAAAAGATTAATGCTTCATAATTCTTTGCGTCTCTTTGGCTGGGCGTGACCTATTACCATTTAGAGTGTCAACAAAACATTTAACCGAAGAATTTACCTCCCACTAAAAGAACCTACTTCTCCCGAGAAATAGAATACTCCACCAAACCTCTCAAAGCATCAAGATAAGGACTAGGTTCTTGTCCATTTAAGAGTGCTAAAGCCTCATCTACCAATTCATTCATTTTAAATTTTGCATAATCAATTCCTCCACTCTGGTTTACTTGTGCTATGATTCCCTGAACTTTTTCTGGATTCTGATGGTGTTTCTTTATGGTTCTGATGACTTTTCGCTTTTCAGAGGAATCCATATTCTGAAGCATATATATTAATGGCAAAGTCATCTTTTGCTCTTTAACATCTATTCCTTTTGGTTTTCCGATATCTCCTGCTGTTTTAAAATCGAAAATATCATCTTTAATCTGAAAAGCTAGTCCTACTTTTTCTCCAAACAAACGCATTTTCTCCACCACTTCTGCTGAGGCATTTACCGAAGCTGCACCCACTTCACAACAACTGGCGATTAAACTGGCCGTTTTCTTGCGAATGATTTCAAAATAAACCTCCTCCGTAATATCTAATCGGCGCGCTTTCTCTATTTGCAATAATTCTCCCTCACTCATCTCCTGAGTGGCCTTTGAGACTATCTTTAATAGATGATAGTCATCATGGTTCAAGGATAACATTAAGCCTTTTGACAACAAAAAATCACCAGATAGCACCGCTATCTTATTCTTCCAGAGTGCATTTAATGAAAAGAACCCTCTCCTTTCGTTGGCATCGTCCACCACATCATCATGTACTAAAGTTGCAGTATGAAGCAATTCTATCAAAGAAGCAGCTCTATAGGTTGCGGGATTTATTTCACCAGAAATATGAGCAGTCAACATGACAAACATAGGACGCATTTGCTTACCTTTCTGCTTATAGAGATATTTGAGTATCACATCGAGAAGAGCCACATCGGTATTCATAGCTTCCTTAAATACTATCTCAAACTCTGCGAATTCCTGTTTTAAAAGTTTCTTTATTTCTTTGGTTATGGACATGTGAGCAAATTTAGGGAAATTTGTGGAATGATAAGATTTTGGGATTCATAAATCACAACCAACTCACTTTAGGAAACTAAGCTACTCAGAACAAAAAAAGCCCTGCAAAAGCAAGGCTAAATCTGTGGGATATACTGGATTCGAACCAGTGACTTCTACCCTGTCAAGGTAACACTCTAAACCAACTGAGTTAATATCCCATGAGCTGCAAAATTAGGAAATAATTCCTAATTTCCATACGCTTTTATGAATCCAATCTAAATACCTGATTGATACCATTTATCGATTTGAGTTTCTCTAAAAGCGCCTCTAAATGCTGACTATCTTGAACCAACAATCCTACTTTTCCTTCGAATAAACCTCCTTTTGAGATAAAATTCATGGAAATAATATTCACTTTCATTTCATTAGATATCACTTGTGTAATGCGATTGGCTTGTCCCATTGTATCGGTACCTAAAATACTAATGCTGGTTTTAAAATTGACTTTCTTATTATTAGCACGCCATTTAGCTTCAATGATTCGATAAGGATACCGTTTCCTCATTTCTGCAGCATTGGGACAGGTATTACGATGTACTGATATTCCTTTGGTAACAGTAACAAAGCCGAAAATTTTATCTCCTTGTATGGGGCTACAACATTTAGCCAATTGAAAATTTATGCCATCAATCTTATCAATGACCAAAACATCTTGATGAGAAGATTCTAACTCATCCTCTTCTACTTCATGCAAGCTGTCATTTATTGAATCGAAGGAAGTAGTAATATGTTTATCCTCCTCATTTTCTTCCTCTTGGATGAGTTTTTTCAAATCAAGAGGATCTATTTTCTCCAAAGCGATATTTTGAAACAACTCATAATGCTCTCTTAGTTTTAGTTTATGTACCAATTCATCGATTACATTCTGATTAAAATCTAGTTTCCAATTTTTAAACTTTCTTTCTAATATTTCTTTCCCTCGTTTGATATCAATGGTTCTCTGTACATCTAATGCTTTACGAATTTTTGTTTTCGTTCTTGAGGAGGCTACAAAATTGATCCAATCTACACTAGGCTT
It encodes the following:
- a CDS encoding TetR/AcrR family transcriptional regulator, with the translated sequence MKTKENILTQSFQLFINEGYKEVSIQNIVSHCGISKGAFYHHFKSKNDLYEEVLNRFFFNYFNESDFDYSQEKNLKDKLGEFVEHLISPYEELLELTSRKDLLAYFRFLFQSAASQDSIQYKINRHFYKKGYYLELLLKEELKQQNMAIAIDAKKTARLLLSIVLGMTVLDGIYDAAKIKSHLHESLDIMIQILVKKEYRQAQLELEFN
- a CDS encoding aldehyde dehydrogenase; this translates as MNYQEIIKSQQDFFNSNATKPLHFRKEQLKKFQSVLKSNEALLYKAIFKDFKKSEFETYATELGMIYEELIHHLKNIKLWSTKKYISTNLANFLGSSYIMPEPLGNVLVIGAWNYPYLLSLQPVISAMAAGNTVIIKPSELAPYTSQVMAKIINENFPTHYMQVWEGGIEETTEILKLRFDKIFYTGSAIVGKIVMKAAAEHLCPVILELGGKSPALVTKSASIKMTAKRLAWGKFLNGGQTCVAPDYILVDKSVKAKLIAELIKQIKKIHGEHPQKSEAFVRIINNRHYDRLLALLDEKKIIFGGETDEKDLYISPTIMDHIEWNDKVMQEEIFGPILPIIEYENLEEAIKQVKSREKPLALYLFTHKRSTSKRVFSELSFGGGGLNECIMHLTNPGLPFGGVGYSGMGNYHGENGFKAFSHQKSIIQKTNWFEPFVKYAPYNGLKLWLLKKLM
- a CDS encoding hemolysin III family protein yields the protein MKIKARDYSKQEEFWNILTHGLGLALSIPALVLLVVFASIYGTAWHIVSFSIYGATLVTLYAASTLFHATKKKKTRLKLNVFDHSSIFLLIAGTYTPFLLVTLRGPWGWSLFGVIWGLAITGAILKLFFTGRFDKISTAIYVLMGWMIIIAIKPLIESFSGPGLFWLIAGGVSYSIGAIFYLLHKLPYNHAIFHVFVLLGSIAHFVAVFFYV
- a CDS encoding polyprenyl synthetase family protein; protein product: MSITKEIKKLLKQEFAEFEIVFKEAMNTDVALLDVILKYLYKQKGKQMRPMFVMLTAHISGEINPATYRAASLIELLHTATLVHDDVVDDANERRGFFSLNALWKNKIAVLSGDFLLSKGLMLSLNHDDYHLLKIVSKATQEMSEGELLQIEKARRLDITEEVYFEIIRKKTASLIASCCEVGAASVNASAEVVEKMRLFGEKVGLAFQIKDDIFDFKTAGDIGKPKGIDVKEQKMTLPLIYMLQNMDSSEKRKVIRTIKKHHQNPEKVQGIIAQVNQSGGIDYAKFKMNELVDEALALLNGQEPSPYLDALRGLVEYSISREK